The Haladaptatus sp. R4 DNA segment GAAATCCGTGATCTGACGTGACGACGACCATCGTCTCGTCCCACAAGTTCTGCTCATCGAGTGCGTCGAGCACGTCCCCGAACTGGTGGTCGACCATCGTCACCTTCCCGGCGAACTGCGACCGAAGGAAGTCGAGTTGTCGCTCGGTCAGTTCGCTCTGCCCGCCGTCGATTCGACCGTAGTGAGGCCAGATGGGCAAGTCGCCGTCGCGGGGGTCCTCGTCCGTGTACATCGACGCGTACGGCTCCGGACAGTGGAACGGTTCGTGCACGTCGAAGCTGTCCACGTTACAGTACCACGACTCCCACTCCTGATTCCGTTCTAGCCAGTCGGTGACCGCCGAGAACACCCGCGGCGCGAAGAAGTCGTCCACCGACTCGAACTCGTCGACGTTCCGCGCGTACTGGTTCCGGTTTCGAAACCGAAGCGAGTCGGGGTGGGTGCTGGCCGCCCCGGCGAGTCGCCCGCGCATCCGGTCGCCCGGTTCCTTCGGAACGGTTCGCCACGCGTCTATCTCCTGCCCTCGAACGAACGAAAAACCGTTGTAGTCCTCGTAGTAGCCGTGGCTCCCGTGCTGGAAATAGTGGTAATGGTCGGTTATCAGTTCGGTCAGGGTGCCGTTCTTCCGGAGCAGTTGGGGAAGCGTCGCGTCGAACGGCTCTATGGGTCCCCAAGGCCGCCAGAGGAACTCCTGTGTCCCCGTCTGCCACTCCCGTCGGGTGGGCATGCACGGCAGGCTACCGGCGTAGTGTGTGTCGAAGACGGCCGCTTTCTCCGCGAACCGGTCGAGGTTGTCCGTCTCGACATCGTACCCGACGACGGCCGGTTTCTCGCTGTATGCACCGAGGAAATCGCGGCGGAGACTGTCGATGGAGACGAAGAGAACGTTCATCGCTCCTCCGTCTCACGTCTACTCCCGTCGAGCAGTTCCTCGTGGTCGTCGCCGTCCCTGAGGGTTCCATCGACCACCAGAAACGGCCTCGCATAACAGATACCGCAGTGTTCCAAGCAGGGATGTTCGTCCGCGCCGACTTCCCGTAACCGGCATCGTACGTCCTCCTCGACGTTGCTCAGGCAGTATTCGATCGTCGGA contains these protein-coding regions:
- a CDS encoding sulfatase-like hydrolase/transferase → MNVLFVSIDSLRRDFLGAYSEKPAVVGYDVETDNLDRFAEKAAVFDTHYAGSLPCMPTRREWQTGTQEFLWRPWGPIEPFDATLPQLLRKNGTLTELITDHYHYFQHGSHGYYEDYNGFSFVRGQEIDAWRTVPKEPGDRMRGRLAGAASTHPDSLRFRNRNQYARNVDEFESVDDFFAPRVFSAVTDWLERNQEWESWYCNVDSFDVHEPFHCPEPYASMYTDEDPRDGDLPIWPHYGRIDGGQSELTERQLDFLRSQFAGKVTMVDHQFGDVLDALDEQNLWDETMVVVTSDHGFLLGDHGWIGKNDGPVYDVLARTPLLIWHPDSPRMGERVSELTSAVDLYATVLDALDVEVPGQTHSRSLYPLLMGETERHRDWALYGYWGSSVNVTDGEHTYLHPCNGDVPTDCYSTTMMNPRSWFTPVTPKHDADAGEFLPYSDSPVWRYAGKSYEQHDQPMLFDVRTDPRQRTNLAGDATEVEGELRDVLRDAMAELGAPETQFERLGLAD
- a CDS encoding DUF1450 domain-containing protein; this translates as MSPTIEYCLSNVEEDVRCRLREVGADEHPCLEHCGICYARPFLVVDGTLRDGDDHEELLDGSRRETEER